A genomic window from Silene latifolia isolate original U9 population chromosome 11, ASM4854445v1, whole genome shotgun sequence includes:
- the LOC141613389 gene encoding uncharacterized protein LOC141613389, translated as MHSWFFDENWRAGMPEYTVKLGYSWLIEEGVDVAWYPWVNNRVMLPKHQFFIWLVAQNRLLTQDRLLRMGIIQHNRCFLCGGAEEDLNHLFFSCPFSRQCLTMLKDWLQVGIPCHEVLDWWLQFRARSLLKKHILAAALAQMMYLIWRARNCCRMEYVVPHPVRIIKQVKGMLTMRMRVSPIIVNHRVEEWLRNVGLSCN; from the coding sequence ATGCATTCTTGGTTTTTTGATGAGAATTGGAGAGCTGGTATGCCTGAGTATACTGTCAAATTGGGGTATAGCTGGTTAATTGAAGAAGGAGTTGATGTTGCGTGGTATCCTTGGGTTAACAACAGGGTAATGCTTCCAAAGCATCAGTTTTTTATATGGTTGGTAGCTCAGAACCGTCTGCTTACACAGGACAGGTTACTGAGAATGGGTATTATTCAGCATAATCGTTGCTTTCTGTGTGGGGGTGCTGAAGAAGATCTTAATCATCTTTTCTTCAGCTGTCCTTTTAGCAGACAGTGTCTCACAATGCTGAAAGATTGGCTACAGGTGGGTATTCCTTGTCATGAAGTCTTGGATTGGTGGTTACAATTTAGAGCCCGGTCCCTTTTGAAGAAACACATACTGGCTGCTGCACTTGCCCAGATGATGTACTTGATTTGGAGAGCTAGGAATTGCTGTAGAATGGAGTATGTAGTCCCTCACCCTGTTAGAATTATAAAACAGGTTAAGGGCATGTTGACTATGAGAATGAGAGTTAGTCCTATTATTGTAAACCATAGAGTTGAGGAGTGGCTAAGAAATGTGGGGTTGAGTTGTAATTAG